Proteins from a genomic interval of Phocoena phocoena chromosome 20, mPhoPho1.1, whole genome shotgun sequence:
- the RPS9 gene encoding small ribosomal subunit protein uS4 isoform X3: protein MPVARSWVCRKTYVTPRRPFEKSRLDQELKLIGEYGLRNKREVWRVKFTLAKIRKAARELLTLDEKDPRRLFEGSASRW from the exons ATGCCGGTGGCCCGGAGCTGGGTTTGTCGCAAAACCTATGTAACCCCGCGGAGACCCTTCGAGAAATCCCGCCTCGACCAAGAGCTGAAGCTGATCG GCGAGTATGGGCTCCGGAACAAACGTGAGGTCTGGAGGGTCAAATTTACCCTGGCCAAGATCCGCAAGGCTGCCCGGGAGCTGCTGACGCTGGATGAGAAAGACCCGCGGCGTCTGTTTGAAG